The Cheilinus undulatus linkage group 17, ASM1832078v1, whole genome shotgun sequence genomic sequence aaagttttgttttctcaGTGGTGGGCCTTTCTCAGCCTCTGATTGTGCTCTTCTTCGTCCCGCCGATACTCATACATTAACAGTGATTCAGCAGATATTTTTACTTGTGTTTATGCTGTTTTTGGGTTTCAGGTGGCTTGAAGCCATGGAGAGAGCGGTCCATCCCATCACACAGGTAGGCTTTAAATCCATCACATGTTGACTGTGTTATTTTAATCACAGACGTTTGATGAGATTGAGCGCGTCACGGCGGTTAATCAGCCGTCATATTGACCCTCATCCTCTCTATAATCTCCTCTGTGTTGCAGAAGCATGTGTGGGTGGACGTGACCCGCCATAACTCCAGCCTGCCCCCGCTGGCCGTGAAGAACCCTGAGTGTCTGGGACTCCTTCATAAGATGGACCGCAGCAGGGACATGTGGGTTCAGCACTACTGCATCCTGAAGGACGGATGTTTGCTCCTGTACAGCGGCATCAGAGCCACACATGCCCGAGGTAACCATGGAAACCGTAGATACACCCTGGTTTAGACGACGGCGTGCATGTAGACTGGAGGATCAGAACATGATTCCAAGGAGAGTTTGGGTTTTAATGATAGGAACCATCTCAGGGATCCAGCCCCACCTTTTTCACCCCGTCCCTATGTCTTCAACTCTGTGTCATTTCAGCTCCATGCAGCAGTTTAAAGAGCTgaactgaaacaaaacaagagatTCTTACAATAAAGGCCTCAAATGGGAAATAGAGCAGAAATAAGACACAACTGtctaaaacatgttaaaacatgagaggaaaagaaatgatgaaatagagcattaaacacaaaatattaaaataacaggcAGGGAATAAATAACCTGAGTCACATTTCTatttcctatatttttttattaaatattcagAGCCATCTCTTCATAATGAAGAGAATCTGATCAGATTATTGATTACTGATCACATATTGATAATGTTTCCTCATTCCTCAGGTGGGATCTACCTGCAGGGCTATGCAGTGAGAGAGCAGCCGTACGGATCAAAGAAATCCACCATCGAGCTGAAACCGCCGTCTGACGAGTTTAAGACATTTTATCTGAGCGCTGAAGATCCCAACGAGAACAAACGGTGAGAACAGAGCTCTAAAGAAGAGCTGTAAGTCACTAGGCTGTTTCTTTGGTACAGATGTGATGGAGAAGAGCTGACCATGAGGCTCTATCACCCGGACctttaacctttgacctccaaactGTGATCAGGTCATCACAGGGTTAAcgtgtgcaaagtttgatgagAATCCTTCAAAGATTCTAAAGATATTCACAAAACAAGCATGAACAGACCCTATAATATCAGGTGCTAtagttcagtgtgatactgctATAGGATGTGAACCGACACAGTACAGTGTGATATACTATAGGGTGCAGTGCCACACGCTACAGTACGATACCATACAGTGAGATATGATGTGATATAGTCTGACTCCCTTTTGTCGCCCCCTGCTGGGATTCTGTCAGACTCCAGCTGTCTGCGGCTGCTGTAACATGTTTATCTGTGACGTCTCTGCAGGTGGATCATCGCTCTCAAAGCGTCCATAAAGAAGTGGCTTCCTCTCCATCGGGCACTGCAGGACTACATGAACCGCCTACCAGAGGAGACCAGGATGTGACTGTGCCAGGGGAGCACACAAGCCCTATAGACCCAGGGAGCACAGACCCCTTCATAAACCTGGGGAGCACATACACACCTCCCAATAAACCTGGGGAGCACAGACCCTCCATACACCTAGGGAGCACAGACCCCCCCAAAAACCTGGGGAGCACAGACCCCCATAAACCTGGGGGTGCAGACCCCATAAACCTGGAAACCACA encodes the following:
- the pdzph1 gene encoding uncharacterized protein pdzph1, translated to MKLEGAEVGPDVSLGKPFVFKCQPQTGNRVFFFCAMSNQEMKRWLEAMERAVHPITQKHVWVDVTRHNSSLPPLAVKNPECLGLLHKMDRSRDMWVQHYCILKDGCLLLYSGIRATHARGGIYLQGYAVREQPYGSKKSTIELKPPSDEFKTFYLSAEDPNENKRWIIALKASIKKWLPLHRALQDYMNRLPEETRM